From the genome of Thauera chlorobenzoica:
CGCTTCTTGTGCGCCATCAGCTGCACCACGGCGCAGGAGGCGGTGCGTGTCTCCGCGGTGTCGGCGCGGCTGGTGAGCACGATCGGCACGCGCGCACCCAGTACCACCCCGGCCATCAGCGCGTTGGCGAGGTATTCGAGCTGCTTGGCGACCATGTTGCCGGATTCGAGGTCGGGTACCACCAGGATGTCGGCCTGGCCGGCGACCGCCGAGCGAATGCCCTTGGTCTTGGCCGCGACGAGCGAGACGGCGTTGTCGAAGGCGAGCGGGCCGTCGAGCAGCCCGCCCCGGATCTGGCCGCGGTCGGCCATTTTGCACAGCGCGGCGGCGTCGATGGTGGAGCGGATCTTGGGGGTGACGGTCTCGACTGCCGACAGGATCGCGACCTTGGGGTCGGGCAGGCCGAGAATGTGGGCGAGGTCGATCGCGTTCTGGATGATGTCGACCTTGTCCATCAGGGTCGGCTCGATGATGATCGCGGCGTCGGTGATCATCAGCGGATGGGGGTAGCTCGGCACGTCGGCGAGAAAGACGTGGCTGATGCGACGGCCGGTGCGCAGGTGGCGGATGACCTCGCTCATCATTTCGTCGGTGTGCAGCGAGCCCTTCATCAGCGCTTCGGCGCCGCCGTCGCGGCACAGCGCCACCGCAACCTCGGCCGAGGCGTGGCTGTGCTCGGTGTCGACGATGCGCAGTCCGGCGAGGTCAATGCCGTGCTCTTCGGCGACGCCGCGGATGCGCGCTTCGGGGCCGACCAGGATCGGCTCGACCAGCCCGGCGCGGGCGGCCTGCACCGGGCCGAGCAGGGACTCGCGGTCGCAGGGGTGGGCGACCGCGATCGGGATCGGCGCCAGCCCGGACGAGATCGACAGCAGGTGGCGGTAGCGCAGCTCGCGGTCGGAGATCGTGACTTCGGGGAGCACAACGCGCGGGCGGCTGACCTTCTCGGTTGGTGCCAGCACTTCGGCGACGCCGTCGATGACCTTCAGCCCGTCCTGGTTCAGCGCCAGGCAGTCGAAGCGGATGTGGTGGTCGTGCTCGAACTTTTCGCGGCAGGTGACGGTGATCGTCAGCGTGTCGCCGATCGTGATCGGGCGCCAGAAGTGCAGCCCCTGCGACACATACACCGTGCCGGGGCCGGGAAATTCGGTGCCGAGGATGGTGGAGATCAGCGTGCTGCCCCACATGCTGTGGCCGACCACTTCGCGGAACTGGCCGGAGCGGGCATATTCGAGATCGACGTGGGTGGGGTTGACGTCGCCCGACATCGCCGCGAACAGGTGGATGTCCTCGGGGCGCAGGGTGCGGACGAGCTGGGCGAAGTCGCCGACCTGGATCTCGTCGAAGGTGCGGTTCTGGATGAGCGGCGGCGCGGCATGTTCCATTGCGGGTCTCTTCGTGATGTGCGGTTGCAGCATGCGATTCTAGACGTTGCCGGGGAAGGCGTATTCACCCTTCAGGCGCAGCGGATGAAACCTTCCTGCTGCGCCCGGGCCCGGGGACGGGTCCCCTGGCGGAGCGCTTCGAGCATGTGCTGCAGCGCCGTTGCGTCTTCCTCGCCGAAGCCGCGCTTGAAATCGGTCAGCACCAGCCGGGAACGTGTCGGCCAGTTGCCGGGGGCATCGTCGATCGCGCACCAGGCGGTCGTCGCCGCATCGAGCTGACGGTGGGAAAGCCAGAGCATCGCTTCGCGCTCGCGCAGCCCGTACAGCTCCGCCTCCTGGTGGGCGAACAGCTGTGGCGTGGTGTCGAGCACGCGCGGGCGGATGTCGGGTGAAAAGCGGCCGCTCAGGCGGGGGAGCGAATACAGCATGCGCCAGTCCGAAGAGATGATGATGCGCGCCTCGTCGTAGTCGCGCAGGACGCCTTCGATCAGCGGCAGGCTGCGAAAATCCTCGACTCCGCCCAGGGGGTGGGTGACGCCGTCGAAGTCCATGAAAATGTAGGTTTTCTGTGCCGTCATGGTCGGGGTGCAAGAGGCGGGCGGAGGGCCGGGGGAATCTGGATGTTGCGGTGCGCAATATACTTGAATCATACTGCAATGTGGATATCAGTATTCACTTCATATGCGGCGGAGGTCGCCCGACGGGCTTGTGCCCGGGCGTGCCGCATTTTCAGCGCTTGATTCCGCAGGAGAATGATCCGTGCAACCCATTGTTGATCTTCAGGGCAAGGTCGGCCTGATCACCGGTATCGCAAACGAGAAATCCATTTCCACGGGGGTGGCGGAAGCCTGTGCCCAAGCCGGCGCGCGACTGGTGATCACCTACCAGAACGAGCGCACTCGCGCCTTCATCGAGCCGGTGGTCCATCGCCTGGGGGTCGAGGATGTCTACCTGCTCGATGCGACCCGGCCGGATACCCAGCAGGAGGTGTTCGAGCGCATCCGTGCGCGCTTCGGCAAGCTCGATTTCGCCGTGCACAGCATGGCCTTTGCCAAGCGTGACGACCTGCACGGCCGGGTCGTCGATACTTCGGCCGACGGCTTTGCGCTGGCCATGGATGTGTCCACCCATTCCTTCATCCGCCTGGCGCGCATGTGCGAGCCGCTGATGGAGCTGGCCGGTGGCGGATCGCTGGTGACGATGACCTATCTGGGCAGTGAAAAGGTCATTCCGAACTACGGCATGATGGGGCTGTGCAAGGCCGCGCTGGAAGCCGCGACGCGCTACCTGGCGGCAGAGCTCGGCCCGCGCAACATCCGCGTCAATGCGGTGTCTCCGGGGCCGCTGATGACGCGCGCCGCCTCGGGCATCGCCGGTTTCGACGGTCTCATGGCGGCGGCGGTGGACCGTGCGCCCATGCACAGGCTGGTCACGCCGGAAGACATCGGTGCGCTGACCGCCTTCCTCGTCTCCGATGCGGGGCGGCTGGTGACGGGGGGCGTGCACTTCCTCGATGCCGGCTACAACATCATGGCTTGAGCACGGCCATGGACGCTTTTGAAGAAGCCGGCCCCGAGGCCCTGGTGCGGGGCATCGTGCTGCCCGATCCGGTTCCCTCCCACCCGCTGCTCGAGGGCAAGGCCGAGATCGGGCGGGGCGAATACAGCATCGTCTTCGACAAGGGGGATGGCGAGCGCGTCTACAAGGTGGTGAGTTCGCCGGCCGATTATTTCCTGCTGACCGCCGACGACCGTCCGCAGGGGCGGCATTTCCCGATCGTTCATGTCGATCACGGGGTCATCGGGCGGGCGCAGTCGGGCTACCTGTTCCACCTGCTCGAGATGGAAAAGCTGTATCCGCTGGTCCCGCAGTCCTCCTCCGCGGCACTGGCCTTGCGCTTGGCGGCGCTGTACTGGGAAGCCTGCCGGCAATGGAGCCAGCTGGGAGCGGACATGGGCCGCATCGCCCTGCACCAGATCGCCACCGGGCCGACCGAGTTCCAGGGGTCGATGCACGAGGCCTTGCGTGCGCTGGATGAGTTCGTCGAGGGCTATCAGGTGCTGCCCGACCTGCTGCATGCGGACAACCTGATGATGCGCAAGGACGGCACGCTGGTGTTTTCCGATCCGGTGTTCATCGCCTGACCCGCCCGCCGTCCTGAAAGAGCAGGGCGGCGGGCGGGAGCCTAGGTGCGGGCCGGCACCATCAGCTCGGCCTGGCCTTCGAGCACGACCCTGCCGCCTACCGTGCATACGGTGTCGAAGCTCGCGCGCCGGCGCTCCGGATTCAGTGCGGTGAGGGTGACGCGCGCGATCACGGTGTCGCCGGGGCGCACCGGCGCCTTGAAGCGTAGGGACTGCGAAAGATAGATGCTGCCGGGGCCGGGCAGGCGGGTGCCGAACACGGTGGACAGGTAGCTTGCCGACAGCATGCCGTGGGCGATGCGCCCTTCGAACATCGAGGCCTCGGCCAGCTCCTGGTTCATGTGCATCGGATTGGTGTCGCCGGACACGCCGGCGAACATCAGGATGTCGGCGTCGGTGATGGTGCGCGCCAGCGCTGCGCTCATCCCGACTTCGAGATCCTCGAAGTGGTAACCGTAGAATTCGTCGAAATTCCTGTTCACATCAGTCATGTGTTGTACCTCGCGTCGGGGAAACCGGATCGTTGTGTTGGCAACGGGGGGTGCTTCTGGCTTGCTGCCGCCGTGCCAATGGCATAGGCATGAGGTGCCGGTGCCGCCTGGCCTGCTTGCGATTGCGTGAGGTGATGAACGAAGGCGGTGCCTGCTGCCGTCGTTGATGATGATAGGAGAATATGTGATCTGCGGCTCCGCGGCCAGTCCCGGGCGCCGTCCACATGCGCGCCGATGATCCGGGGGCAGCGCGTGCCGGTCGTGATGCGCGGCAGGAGGCGTCCGCTTCGGGTTGGGGCGTGCGTGCTAAACTCCGCGCCACTCCCCGCCACCCCGCTGGAAACCTCATGGAAGTCGTCGTTCTCGCCGCCGGTCAGGGCAAGCGCATGCGCTCGGTCCTGCCCAAGGTTCTCCAACCGCTCGCCGGCCAGCCGCTGCTGGCCCACGTGCTCGCCGCCGCGCGCGCGCTCGAGGCGCGGCGCATCTGCGTGGTGCATGGCCACGGCGGCGAAGCGGTGCGCGCGCGCCTGGATGCGCCCGACCTCGCCTGGGCGCGGCAGGAGCCGCAGCTGGGCACCGGTCACGCGGTGCAGCAGGCGCTGGCGCACCTCACCGACGGCGAACTGGCGCTGGTGCTGTACGGCGACGTGCCGCTGATCGGCGTGCCCACGCTGCACCGGCTGGTGGCCGCGGCTGGCGACGGGCGCCTCGCGCTGCTGACCGTGAAGATGGACGACCCCACCGGCTACGGCCGCATCCTGCGCGATGCCGCCGGCCGCGTCGTCCGCATCGTCGAGGACAAGGACGCCCGCGCCGAGGAGCGCACGGTGAAGGAAGTCAACACCGGCATCCTCGTCGCCCCGGTGGCCCGCCTGCGCGACTGGCTCGGGCGCATCGGCAACGACAACGCCCAGGGCGAGTACTACCTGACCGACATCATCGGGCTGGCGGTCGCCGACGGCGTCGAAGTCGCCGCCGTGCACCCGGATACCGTCGCCGAAACCCTCGGCGTCAACAGCAAGGCCCAGCTCGCCGAGCTCGAGCGCGTCTACCAGGCCGGCATCGCCCGCCGCCTGCTCGACGAGGGCGTCACCCTGATCGACCCCGCGCGCCTCGACGTGCGCGGCGCGCTCCGCTGCGGACGCGACGTCGAGATCGACGTCAATTGCGTGTTCGAAGGCGAGGTCGAACTCGGCGACGGCGTGCACATCGGCGCCCATTGCGTGATCCGCAACGCCCGTCTCGGCGCCGGCACCCGCATCGCGCCGTTCAGCCACCTCGACGGCACCGCGATGGGGCGCGACTGCGTCATCGGCCCCTACGCCCGCACCCGCCCCGGCACCACGCTGGGCGACGACGTCCATCTGGGCAACTTCGTCGAGGTCAAGAACAGCGCGATCGCCGACCACTCGAAGGCCAACCACCTCGCCTATATCGGCGATGCCGACGTCGGCCGTCGGGTCAACATCGGCGCCGGCACCATCACCTGCAACTACGACGGCGTCAACAAGCACCGCACCGTGATCGAGGACGAGGTCTTCATCGGCTCCGACTCCCAGCTCGTCGCCCCGGTGCGCGTCGGCCGCGGCGCCACCCTGGGCGCGGGCACCACCCTGACCAAGGACGCGCCGCCCGATCAGCTCACCGTGTCGCGGGCGAAGCAGATGTCCATCGCCAGCTGGAAGAAACCGCTCAAGCAGCCGCGCTGAATTCCCGCGGGCATGGCGGCAGGGCGCAGTGACGGGCTGTGGTCGCCGCCCGCGCCGGACCGGCAGCAGTTACACGACAACCGAACAAGGAAGCTCCGCCATGTGTGGCATCGTCACCGCCATCGCTCCCCACAACGTCGTCCCCGTGCTCCTCGAGGGCCTGCGCAAGCTCGAATACCGCGGCTACGACTCGGCCGGCCTCGCCGTGCTCGCCGGCACGCTCACCCGCCTGCGCTCGGCCGGGCGTGTCGCCGAACTCGCCGCGCTCGCCGATGCGCACCGGCTTTCCGCCCACGTCGGGATCGCCCACACGCGCTGGGCGACCCACGGCGTGCCCTCCGAGCGCAACGCCCACCCGCACATTTCGGGCGGCCTCGCGGTGGTGCACAACGGCATCATCGAGAACTTCGAGGCGATCAAGACCCGCCTGCAGGGCGAAGGCTACGTGTTCGCCTCCGAGACCGACACCGAGGCCATCGCCCACCTCATCCACCGCACGCTGCAGGACACGCCCGATCTGTTCGAGGCGGTGCGCCTGGCCACCGCCGAACTCGTCGGTGCCTACGCCATCGGCGTGATCGCCGAGGCTGAGCCGGAGCGCGCCATCGTCGCCCGCCGCGGCTCGCCGCTGCTCCTCGGCATCGGCGGCGATGGCGGCGTAGACGGCATGTACGCCGCCTCCGACACCGCCGCGCTGCTGCAGGTCACGCGCCGCATCGTCTATCTGGAAGACGGCGACCTCGCCGAGCTGCGCCGCGACGCTTACCGTATCGTGCGCGCCGACGGCACCCCGGTCGAACGCGCCGAGCACCTGTCGAGCCTGTCGGCCGATGCCGTCGAACTGGGCAAGTACCGCCACTACATGCAGAAGGAAATCTTCGAGCAGCCCCAGGCGCTCGCCAACACCCTGGAGCTGATCGCCGGCGGCGGCGGGATCAGCGCGCAGCACTTCGGCGCGCGCGCCGCGGAGGTGTTCGGCGGCGTGCGCCGGGTGCTGGTGCTGGCCTGCGGCACCAGCTATCACGCCGGCCTGGTGGCGCGCTACTGGATCGAGTCGATGGCGAAGATTCCGGTCACGGTCGAGATCGCCAGCGAATACCGCTATCGCGAATCCGTCCCCGACCCCGACACCCTGGTCGTGGTCATCTCGCAGTCGGGCGAGACCGCCGACACCCTCGCCGCGCTCAAGCACGCCAAGGCGCTCGGCATGGCGCGCACGCTGGCGATCTGCAACGTGCCCGAATCGGCCATCGTGCGCGAGACCGCGCTGCGCTTCATCACCCGCGCCGGGCCCGAGATCGGTGTCGCCTCGACCAAGGCGTTCACCACCCAGCTCGCCGCCTTCGCGCTGCTGACGCTGGCGCTCGCGAAGCTCGCCGGCCGCCTCAGCGAAGCCGACGAAGCCCGCCACCTCGGCGCGCTGCGTCACCTGCCAGTGGCGGTGCAGAAGGTGCTCGAACTCGAACCCGAAATCGAAAAATGGGCGCAGCGCTTCGCCGCCAAGGAGCACGCGCTGTTCCTCGGCCGCGGCCGCCACTGGCCGATCGCGATGGAAGGCGCGCTCAAGCTCAAGGAAATCTCCTACATCCACGCCGAAGCCTACGCCGCCGGCGAACTCAAGCACGGTCCGCTCGCGCTGGTGGACAAGGACATGCCGGTGATCGCGGTGGCGCCCGCCGACGAGCTGCTGGAAAAGCTCAAGTCCAACCTGCAGGAAGTGCGCGCCCGCGGCGGCGAGCTCTACGTGTTCGCCGACGCCGGCAGCGAGATCCCCGAGTCCGAAGGCGTGCACATTCTCCACATGCCCGAGCACTACGGCATGCTGTCGCCGGTGCTGCACGTGATCCCGCTGCAGCTGCTGTCCTACCATGCCGCGCTGGTGAAGGGGACGGACGTGGACAAGCCGCGGAACCTGGCGAAGTCGGTTACGGTGGAGTGAGGGGCGGGACCGCTGCCGCAGTTGTTCCTTGCCAATAAAGTCGACAACGTGGAAATAAAGTCGAAAACGCCCGGGAGCTACCCGGGCGTTTTCGTTTCGGACGATGTTCGTGTTGGAGAACTCGGGGGCGCTCTCTATTCGGCGGCCGACGGTCGCCGTGAGTCCGACTGGCTCGCCAACCTGCTCATGCCGAGTCCTCAGGATGGCTGCATAACCGGTTGAACGTGAACGACTTTCCCGGGGGAATCCATGTCATCGGAATTCGATGGCCCTGGATGGCAAGCCGACTTCAGCATCACATTCCCGTCAGACACCCAGCTGTCTTCGCCCGATCAAGGCGTCGGTGGTGCCCCGTGCGGAGGCAAGGTGATCGTGAAGCCGGTGACACCGTCAGCGGATTGGGCAGTGATTTTCCCCCCGTGGGCCCGGACGATGGAGCGCGTGATCGCAAGCCCGAGCCCTGCGCCTTCACCGCGGGACTCGCGCTGGGCGCTACCGCGATGGAAGCGTTCGAAGATCCGCTCGATCTGATCGGCGGGGATCGGGTCGCCGACATTGCAGACTGCGAGATGGATGCCGGCGGCGGCGGCGTCGATCCTGATCGTGATCCGCCCCCCGTCCGGGGTGTGGCGCAGGGCGTTCGAGATCAGGTTCGACAAGGCACGTCGCAGCATCAGGCGATCACCCTGAACGCTTGCTTGGCCCTGGCGCACGATGCCGACCTGGCGCTCTTCGGCCAGGGCTTCGTAGAAATCGATCAGTGCATCCGCCTCCAGGGCCAGGTCGACGGGTTCGCTGGCGTGCGCGAGGGTGTTCTGGTCGGCCTTGGCGAGAAACAGCATGTCGCTGACCATGCGCGCGATGCGCTCGTACTCCTCGAGGTTCGAGGCCAGGATGTCCTGATATTCGGTGATCGTGCGCGGCCGCGACAGCGCGACCTGGGTCTGGGTCATCAGGTTCGAGATCGGCGTGCGCAGTTCGTGGGCAATGTCCGCCGAATAGTCGCCGAGGCGCTGGAAAGCGGCTTCGAGCCGAGCGAGCATGCCATTGAAGGCCTCGACGTGGTCGCGCACCTCGAGCGGTGCATCATCGATGGCGAGACGCTCGGCGAGCTGCCGTGCCGACAGCCTGCGGGCGGTCTCGGTGACCCGGCGCAGGGGGGCCAGGCCCCGGTGCGCGGCAAACCAGCCGAATAGCGCTGCCGCCAATGCCGCTGCGACCACGCCCGCCCAGGTTGCATTGCGCACCGACGTGAGGAAATGGGCGTGATGCGAAAGGTCGAGTGCGACCAGCGCCTCGATCGTCTGGTCGGTCGAGCCGATGCGCGGTAGCGCGATGCCGACCTCGACCCCTCGATGAGGGCGCTCATCCACGGTCCAGTCGGCCGACGCCCCCGGAAGGCGCTCTCCAGCCCGCTGGGCAGCGGTGAAGTGCTCGGGATGGATGACGTACAGGACGCGCCCGTCGACGTCGCGAAGCAGGACACCGAGGCTTTCATGTCCAACGAAGGCGCGTTCGAGCGCCTGGATGCGTTCCGGTCGTCCGCCTGTCGCCGCATCTTCTTGCAGCGCGTTGCGGATGAGCGTGACCTTGCCCTGCAGTTCGTGCAGGTCGAGCTCCTGGAAATGCGCCTCCAGCATACGGCCAAAGAGAACCGCCACCAGCACCAGCAGGCTTGCGGTGAGGGCGGCAAAAAGCGCTGCCAGTCGGGCCGTCAGCGAGTGGATGCGGATCACCGTCACGCCGGCTCCATCGCCTCGAGGACGTAGCCCATGCCGCGCACCGTGCGGATCAGCTTCGGTTCGAAGGGGTCGTCCACCTTGACCCGCAAGCGGCGCACCGCCACCTCGATCACGTTGGTGTCGCTGTCGAAGTTCATGTCCCACACCTGCGAGGCGATCAAGGATCGCGGCAGCACCTCGCCCTTGCGGCGCAGCAGCAACTCGAGCAGGGAAAACTCCTTGGCGGTGAGGTCGATGCGCTGTCCGCATCGGGTCACGCGGCGGCGCAGCAGATCCAGCTCCAGGTTCGCCGAGCGCAGGATCTCCGGTTCGTGGTTTCGCCCGCGACGCAGCAGGGTGCGCACCCGCGCAAGGAACTCGGAAAACGCGAAGGGCTTGACCAGGTAGTCGTCGGCGCCGAGCTCGAGGCCCCGGACCCGATCCTCGACCTGATCGCGTGCGGTCAGGAACAGCACCGGCGTCTCACGACTGCTGCGGCGCAGTGTCTGCAATATTCCCCAGCCGTCCAGCGACGGCAACATCACGTCGAGCACGATGAGGTCGTAGTCGCCATTGAGTGCGAGATGAAGCCCATCAAGGCCATCCCTGGCAAGGTCGACGACGAGCCCGGCCTCGGTCAGCCCCTGGCGCAGGTAGTCGCCGGTCTTCACTTCGTCTTCGACGATCAGGATTTTCATTGCTTCGCTCCTACACGTTTCGTGCTGCCTGTGGCCGATTTTGCCCCCGGGGTGCTGGATCGCACCAAGGATTACAAAAATGTAATTCCCCGGTCAGGCCGACGACAGGCAGGCGGATGCAAGATGCCCTGTGTGGCACAGCGTTCCGTATCACCACGGCGCCCTCCCAGCCGCGCCGAACTGAACACCCGGGCGCGGAGCGATGGCCTCCCACGCTCCCGCGATTCAAGCAACATGGACAGGGATTCCCATGAAAAGTCGTCGCCGATTTCTGGCCACCAGCCTTGCCGCCGGTGTGCTTGCCGTTCACCGCAGCGCGTTCGCCCATGGCAATGCCGAGCATGCCGCCAAAGCCGCGTCCGCGCCCCCCAGCGAGCAGCTGGACTGGGGGATTGCGGGCGATGGGAGATCGGTCTCGCGCACGATCGCCATCGTGATGACCGATGAAATGCGCTTCGTACCCGGCCACATCGAGGTCCGCCTGGGCGAGACGATCCGCTTCACCCACGAGAATCGAGGCGCGGTGATGCACGAGATGGTGGTCGGCACGCCCGCGACGCTTGCCGAGCACGCGGAGCTGATGCAGCGCTTCCCCGGGATGGAACATGACGAGCCATGGATGGCGCATGTCGCGCCCGGCGGGCGCGGCGAGATGATCTGGCACTTCAACAGTGCGGGGGAGTTCCAGTTCGCCTGCCTGATCCCCGGCCATTTCCAGGCCGGGATGATCGGCACGATCAAGGTTGGCTGACGGAAATGTAATCCCTGCGTCAGCGTCCCGTCGGTGAGCGCTTCGCATAATGGCGCCGACGTTCGAATCCACCCAGAATTTCAACCCCTGGAAAAACCGATCATGAAGAAGACCCTCATCACCACGGCACTCCTGGCCCTGCTCGGTGGCACCGCTCCGATGGCGTTGGCGCAGGCCGATCACAGCGCCCATCACGGCGGGGCGAGCGCCCCGAGCGA
Proteins encoded in this window:
- the glmS gene encoding glutamine--fructose-6-phosphate transaminase (isomerizing) — protein: MCGIVTAIAPHNVVPVLLEGLRKLEYRGYDSAGLAVLAGTLTRLRSAGRVAELAALADAHRLSAHVGIAHTRWATHGVPSERNAHPHISGGLAVVHNGIIENFEAIKTRLQGEGYVFASETDTEAIAHLIHRTLQDTPDLFEAVRLATAELVGAYAIGVIAEAEPERAIVARRGSPLLLGIGGDGGVDGMYAASDTAALLQVTRRIVYLEDGDLAELRRDAYRIVRADGTPVERAEHLSSLSADAVELGKYRHYMQKEIFEQPQALANTLELIAGGGGISAQHFGARAAEVFGGVRRVLVLACGTSYHAGLVARYWIESMAKIPVTVEIASEYRYRESVPDPDTLVVVISQSGETADTLAALKHAKALGMARTLAICNVPESAIVRETALRFITRAGPEIGVASTKAFTTQLAAFALLTLALAKLAGRLSEADEARHLGALRHLPVAVQKVLELEPEIEKWAQRFAAKEHALFLGRGRHWPIAMEGALKLKEISYIHAEAYAAGELKHGPLALVDKDMPVIAVAPADELLEKLKSNLQEVRARGGELYVFADAGSEIPESEGVHILHMPEHYGMLSPVLHVIPLQLLSYHAALVKGTDVDKPRNLAKSVTVE
- a CDS encoding bifunctional enoyl-CoA hydratase/phosphate acetyltransferase, with the translated sequence MEHAAPPLIQNRTFDEIQVGDFAQLVRTLRPEDIHLFAAMSGDVNPTHVDLEYARSGQFREVVGHSMWGSTLISTILGTEFPGPGTVYVSQGLHFWRPITIGDTLTITVTCREKFEHDHHIRFDCLALNQDGLKVIDGVAEVLAPTEKVSRPRVVLPEVTISDRELRYRHLLSISSGLAPIPIAVAHPCDRESLLGPVQAARAGLVEPILVGPEARIRGVAEEHGIDLAGLRIVDTEHSHASAEVAVALCRDGGAEALMKGSLHTDEMMSEVIRHLRTGRRISHVFLADVPSYPHPLMITDAAIIIEPTLMDKVDIIQNAIDLAHILGLPDPKVAILSAVETVTPKIRSTIDAAALCKMADRGQIRGGLLDGPLAFDNAVSLVAAKTKGIRSAVAGQADILVVPDLESGNMVAKQLEYLANALMAGVVLGARVPIVLTSRADTAETRTASCAVVQLMAHKKREALKA
- a CDS encoding heavy metal sensor histidine kinase, translated to MIRIHSLTARLAALFAALTASLLVLVAVLFGRMLEAHFQELDLHELQGKVTLIRNALQEDAATGGRPERIQALERAFVGHESLGVLLRDVDGRVLYVIHPEHFTAAQRAGERLPGASADWTVDERPHRGVEVGIALPRIGSTDQTIEALVALDLSHHAHFLTSVRNATWAGVVAAALAAALFGWFAAHRGLAPLRRVTETARRLSARQLAERLAIDDAPLEVRDHVEAFNGMLARLEAAFQRLGDYSADIAHELRTPISNLMTQTQVALSRPRTITEYQDILASNLEEYERIARMVSDMLFLAKADQNTLAHASEPVDLALEADALIDFYEALAEERQVGIVRQGQASVQGDRLMLRRALSNLISNALRHTPDGGRITIRIDAAAAGIHLAVCNVGDPIPADQIERIFERFHRGSAQRESRGEGAGLGLAITRSIVRAHGGKITAQSADGVTGFTITLPPHGAPPTP
- a CDS encoding HAD domain-containing protein — its product is MTAQKTYIFMDFDGVTHPLGGVEDFRSLPLIEGVLRDYDEARIIISSDWRMLYSLPRLSGRFSPDIRPRVLDTTPQLFAHQEAELYGLREREAMLWLSHRQLDAATTAWCAIDDAPGNWPTRSRLVLTDFKRGFGEEDATALQHMLEALRQGTRPRARAQQEGFIRCA
- the fabI gene encoding enoyl-ACP reductase FabI, producing MQPIVDLQGKVGLITGIANEKSISTGVAEACAQAGARLVITYQNERTRAFIEPVVHRLGVEDVYLLDATRPDTQQEVFERIRARFGKLDFAVHSMAFAKRDDLHGRVVDTSADGFALAMDVSTHSFIRLARMCEPLMELAGGGSLVTMTYLGSEKVIPNYGMMGLCKAALEAATRYLAAELGPRNIRVNAVSPGPLMTRAASGIAGFDGLMAAAVDRAPMHRLVTPEDIGALTAFLVSDAGRLVTGGVHFLDAGYNIMA
- the glmU gene encoding bifunctional UDP-N-acetylglucosamine diphosphorylase/glucosamine-1-phosphate N-acetyltransferase GlmU, translating into MEVVVLAAGQGKRMRSVLPKVLQPLAGQPLLAHVLAAARALEARRICVVHGHGGEAVRARLDAPDLAWARQEPQLGTGHAVQQALAHLTDGELALVLYGDVPLIGVPTLHRLVAAAGDGRLALLTVKMDDPTGYGRILRDAAGRVVRIVEDKDARAEERTVKEVNTGILVAPVARLRDWLGRIGNDNAQGEYYLTDIIGLAVADGVEVAAVHPDTVAETLGVNSKAQLAELERVYQAGIARRLLDEGVTLIDPARLDVRGALRCGRDVEIDVNCVFEGEVELGDGVHIGAHCVIRNARLGAGTRIAPFSHLDGTAMGRDCVIGPYARTRPGTTLGDDVHLGNFVEVKNSAIADHSKANHLAYIGDADVGRRVNIGAGTITCNYDGVNKHRTVIEDEVFIGSDSQLVAPVRVGRGATLGAGTTLTKDAPPDQLTVSRAKQMSIASWKKPLKQPR
- a CDS encoding cupredoxin domain-containing protein, with product MKSRRRFLATSLAAGVLAVHRSAFAHGNAEHAAKAASAPPSEQLDWGIAGDGRSVSRTIAIVMTDEMRFVPGHIEVRLGETIRFTHENRGAVMHEMVVGTPATLAEHAELMQRFPGMEHDEPWMAHVAPGGRGEMIWHFNSAGEFQFACLIPGHFQAGMIGTIKVG
- a CDS encoding MaoC family dehydratase, whose product is MTDVNRNFDEFYGYHFEDLEVGMSAALARTITDADILMFAGVSGDTNPMHMNQELAEASMFEGRIAHGMLSASYLSTVFGTRLPGPGSIYLSQSLRFKAPVRPGDTVIARVTLTALNPERRRASFDTVCTVGGRVVLEGQAELMVPART
- a CDS encoding heavy metal response regulator transcription factor, which codes for MKILIVEDEVKTGDYLRQGLTEAGLVVDLARDGLDGLHLALNGDYDLIVLDVMLPSLDGWGILQTLRRSSRETPVLFLTARDQVEDRVRGLELGADDYLVKPFAFSEFLARVRTLLRRGRNHEPEILRSANLELDLLRRRVTRCGQRIDLTAKEFSLLELLLRRKGEVLPRSLIASQVWDMNFDSDTNVIEVAVRRLRVKVDDPFEPKLIRTVRGMGYVLEAMEPA